Proteins encoded by one window of Arachis ipaensis cultivar K30076 chromosome B04, Araip1.1, whole genome shotgun sequence:
- the LOC107639202 gene encoding pentatricopeptide repeat-containing protein At4g17616-like isoform X1, protein MVLPFTRYIPLHNRLVRRASTLQRFFPGHFNPILQKISTSSSSDCERLPWERSTQAILLGKLKTALRNHQMHEGWESFQDFRTLYGYPEVQLLNQLIVQLSYSSNHSWTRKAFDLVLQVVKEENNSGLVHVDTLTKLALSLARLQMSTSAAVILRLMLDKGCVPPMHLLCLVFLHLVKTEIGAYIACNYLSQVCDFYICLKDKKAQSADVVKPDASIFCLVLDACVRFNLPLKGLLLIELVALTGTVVDAHTVVIVSQILEMNGLRDEIRELKDHIDSVSAAFIRLYRQFYDSLLSLHFKFNDIDAAAKLVFDMNSSHNRHDNKENRKDLQKPCSIAIGSRNLRAGLKIHIEPELLQNDSVVKPEGRQDLIFYRGQKLVLSNRALAKFITGYKKDGRISELSKLLLSVQEELYSVAGSSLCSDAIGACIHFGWLESAHDILDDAEAAGSPLDWDTYMLLLSAYRRRRMQRVANALLKQMTRVHLDKELADDTIHEHFHCVETSDSLVKSNLVVTLVQILKDEDRIFPLVYEFNSSIHFFCMARMMEDALKVYRRMVEMNIQPTIQTFAYLLRGYSSLGMYREITILWGEIKRFMKGCGFPANRDLYELLLINFLRGGYFERVMEVIGHMRDQNMYADKLMYKVEFLRLHKNLYKSLKASDARTEAQLKRLEHVQEFRKWVGIV, encoded by the coding sequence ATGGTTCTTCCTTTCACAAGATACATTCCATTGCACAACCGTTTGGTCAGAAGGGCTTCAACTTTGCAGAGATTTTTTCCTGGGCATTTCAATCCCATTTTGCAAAAAATTTCCACTTCTAGTAGTAGTGACTGTGAAAGATTACCATGGGAACGTTCTACCCAAGCAATTCTACTAGGGAAGCTCAAAACTGCTTTGAGAAACCATCAGATGCATGAAGGATGGGAATCCTTTCAGGATTTTAGGACACTGTATGGGTACCCTGAGGTTCAGTTGCTAAACCAGCTCATTGTTCAGTTGTCTTATTCATCTAATCATTCTTGGACGAGAAAAGCTTTTGATTTGGTTTTGCAGGTGGTTAAAGAGGAGAATAATTCTGGTTTGGTTCATGTTGATACGTTAACCAAACTTGCACTTTCTTTGGCAAGGTTGCAAATGTCAACCTCTGCAGCGGTGATTCTTAGATTGATGCTGGATAAGGGGTGTGTGCCCCCTATGCATTTGTTGTGCTTGGTCTTCTTGCACCTTGTGAAGACAGAGATTGGAGCATATATTGCATGTAATTATTTGTCTCAGGTTTGTGACTTTTACATTTGCTTGAAGGATAAAAAGGCTCAATCTGCGGATGTGGTTAAGCCAGATGCATCAATCTTTTGCCTTGTTCTTGATGCTTGTGTGAGGTTTAATTTACCCTTGAAGGGCTTGTTGCTGATTGAATTAGTGGCACTAACTGGGACAGTGGTTGATGCACACACTGTTGTAATAGTTTCACAGATTCTAGAGATGAATGGTTTAAGAGATGAAATAAGGGAATTAAAAGATCACATTGATAGTGTGTCAGCTGCTTTCATTCGCCTCTATCGACAATTCTATGATAGTTTGTTGAGCTTGCACTTCAAGTTTAATGACATTGATGCTGCTGCTAAGCTTGTTTTTGATATGAATAGTTCACATAATCGTCATGATAATAAAGAAAATAGGAAAGATCTTCAAAAGCCTTGCTCTATTGCAATTGGATCGCGTAACCTTAGGGCTGGACTAAAGATACATATTGAGCCTGAGCTGCTGCAGAATGATTCTGTTGTTAAACCTGAAGGTAGACAAGACCTGATCTTTTATAGGGGTCAAAAACTTGTTCTCAGCAACAGAGCACTGGCAAAATTCATTACCGGTTACAAGAAAGATGGGAGGATTAGTGAACTTTCAAAGCTTTTACTTAGCGTTCAAGAGGAACTATATTCAGTAGCAGGATCTAGTTTGTGTTCTGATGCAATTGGTGCTTGCATTCACTTTGGATGGCTTGAATCTGCTCATGACATTTTGGATGATGCAGAGGCTGCTGGATCTCCATTGGACTGGGATACATATATGTTACTCTTGTCAGCATATCGTAGGCGCAGAATGCAAAGAGTAGCAAATGCACTGCTAAAACAAATGACAAGGGTTCATTTGGATAAAGAATTGGCTGATGATACTATCCACGAACACTTTCATTGTGTGGAAACATCAGATTCACTTGTTAAATCGAATTTGGTCGTCACCTTGGTTCAAATATTGAAAGATGAAGATCGGATTTTTCCTTTGGTGTATGAGTTTAATTCTTCCATCCACTTCTTTTGCATGGCGAGAATGATGGAAGATGCACTAAAGGTGTATAGAAGAATGGTTGAAATGAACATTCAGCCCACTATTCAGACTTTTGCTTATCTGCTACGTGGATattcatctcttggtatgtatcgcGAGATCACAATCTTGTGGGGAGAGATCAAGAGATTCATGAAGGGTTGTGGTTTTCCGGCAAATAGAGATCTATACGAGTTACTACTAATAAACTTTCTTCGCGGTGGATACTTTGAGCGAGTGATGGAAGTCATTGGCCATATGAGAGACCAAAACATGTATGCTGATAAGTTGATGTATAAAGTTGAGTTCTTAAGACTTCACAAAAATCTTTATAAGAGTTTAAAAGCATCAGATGCAAGAACAGAAGCACAACTCAAAAGGCTTGAGCATGTTCAGGAGTTTAGGAAATGGGTGGGTATAGTTTGA
- the LOC107636314 gene encoding uncharacterized protein LOC107636314 — MDIPPFMHSLDLDAKNAPEFSEYRNIGVADPEDKEFRFRMEYSSRKISHCGNSDLIQKKACWEIQRYNGRHMYSMGTISQDHSKLGSDTIVEAMKPLVESNLSIKVKSIIVEVQARFNYIISYRKAWLAKRKSIAKVFSGWEESYQALSLWFLAIVQKMPDSQVQIETRPLYNGSQEVDGVRILHQVFWSFNPCIRAFKYCKPLVQVDGTHLYGKYKGCLLVAVAQDGNKNIIPIAFAIVEGETADAWHLFLSNLPTHVVRRDGVGMISDCHESIRAAVIVADMIGNL, encoded by the exons ATGGACATTCCACCTTTTATGCATAGCTTGGATCTTGATGCCAAGAATGCACCAGAGTTTTCCGAATATAGAAACATAG GTGTTGCTGATCCTGAGGATAAGGAGTTTAGATTTAGAATGGAATACAGCTCAAGAAAAATCAGTCATTGCGGCAATTCAGA CTTAATACAGAAGAAAGCCTGTTGGGAGATTCAAAGATACAATGGGAGGCACATGTATTCCATGGGAACGATCTCACAAGATCATTCCAAGTTAGGCTCGGACACGATTGTTGAGGCTATGAAGCCATTGGTTGAATCCAACCTATCCATAAAGGTCAAATCTATAATTGTGGAAGTCCAGGCAAGATTCAACTATATTATTAGTTACCGGAAGGCTTGGCTGGCAAAACGGAAGTCGATAGCCAAGGTTTTCAGTGGATGGGAAGAATCTTACCAAGCTTTGTCGTTGTGGTTCTTGGCAATAGTTCAGAAGATGCCTGATTCACAAGTCCAAATAGAAACACGACCCCTGTATAACGGGAGTCAAGAGGTGGACGGTGTTAGGATACTTCATCAGGTATTCTGGAGTTTCAATCCATGCATAAGAGCTTTCAAATATTGCAAGCCACTAGTTCAGGTTGACGGGACCCACCTATACGGAAAATATAAAGGTTGCCTTTTAGTTGCAGTTGCACAAGATGGGAATAAAAATATTATACCGATTGCTTTTGCCATTGTAGAAGGTGAGACTGCTGATGCGTGGCACCTTTTTCTCAGTAATTTACCAACACATGTTGTAAGAAGAGACGGCGTGGGTATGATCTCCGATTGTCATGAGTCAATTCGGGCCGCAGTAATCGTAGCGGACATGATTGGAAACCTTTGA
- the LOC107639202 gene encoding pentatricopeptide repeat-containing protein At4g17616-like isoform X2 gives MVLPFTRYIPLHNRLVRRASTLQRFFPGHFNPILQKISTSSSSDCERLPWERSTQAILLGKLKTALRNHQMHEGWESFQDFRTLYGYPEVVKEENNSGLVHVDTLTKLALSLARLQMSTSAAVILRLMLDKGCVPPMHLLCLVFLHLVKTEIGAYIACNYLSQVCDFYICLKDKKAQSADVVKPDASIFCLVLDACVRFNLPLKGLLLIELVALTGTVVDAHTVVIVSQILEMNGLRDEIRELKDHIDSVSAAFIRLYRQFYDSLLSLHFKFNDIDAAAKLVFDMNSSHNRHDNKENRKDLQKPCSIAIGSRNLRAGLKIHIEPELLQNDSVVKPEGRQDLIFYRGQKLVLSNRALAKFITGYKKDGRISELSKLLLSVQEELYSVAGSSLCSDAIGACIHFGWLESAHDILDDAEAAGSPLDWDTYMLLLSAYRRRRMQRVANALLKQMTRVHLDKELADDTIHEHFHCVETSDSLVKSNLVVTLVQILKDEDRIFPLVYEFNSSIHFFCMARMMEDALKVYRRMVEMNIQPTIQTFAYLLRGYSSLGMYREITILWGEIKRFMKGCGFPANRDLYELLLINFLRGGYFERVMEVIGHMRDQNMYADKLMYKVEFLRLHKNLYKSLKASDARTEAQLKRLEHVQEFRKWVGIV, from the exons ATGGTTCTTCCTTTCACAAGATACATTCCATTGCACAACCGTTTGGTCAGAAGGGCTTCAACTTTGCAGAGATTTTTTCCTGGGCATTTCAATCCCATTTTGCAAAAAATTTCCACTTCTAGTAGTAGTGACTGTGAAAGATTACCATGGGAACGTTCTACCCAAGCAATTCTACTAGGGAAGCTCAAAACTGCTTTGAGAAACCATCAGATGCATGAAGGATGGGAATCCTTTCAGGATTTTAGGACACTGTATGGGTACCCTGAG GTGGTTAAAGAGGAGAATAATTCTGGTTTGGTTCATGTTGATACGTTAACCAAACTTGCACTTTCTTTGGCAAGGTTGCAAATGTCAACCTCTGCAGCGGTGATTCTTAGATTGATGCTGGATAAGGGGTGTGTGCCCCCTATGCATTTGTTGTGCTTGGTCTTCTTGCACCTTGTGAAGACAGAGATTGGAGCATATATTGCATGTAATTATTTGTCTCAGGTTTGTGACTTTTACATTTGCTTGAAGGATAAAAAGGCTCAATCTGCGGATGTGGTTAAGCCAGATGCATCAATCTTTTGCCTTGTTCTTGATGCTTGTGTGAGGTTTAATTTACCCTTGAAGGGCTTGTTGCTGATTGAATTAGTGGCACTAACTGGGACAGTGGTTGATGCACACACTGTTGTAATAGTTTCACAGATTCTAGAGATGAATGGTTTAAGAGATGAAATAAGGGAATTAAAAGATCACATTGATAGTGTGTCAGCTGCTTTCATTCGCCTCTATCGACAATTCTATGATAGTTTGTTGAGCTTGCACTTCAAGTTTAATGACATTGATGCTGCTGCTAAGCTTGTTTTTGATATGAATAGTTCACATAATCGTCATGATAATAAAGAAAATAGGAAAGATCTTCAAAAGCCTTGCTCTATTGCAATTGGATCGCGTAACCTTAGGGCTGGACTAAAGATACATATTGAGCCTGAGCTGCTGCAGAATGATTCTGTTGTTAAACCTGAAGGTAGACAAGACCTGATCTTTTATAGGGGTCAAAAACTTGTTCTCAGCAACAGAGCACTGGCAAAATTCATTACCGGTTACAAGAAAGATGGGAGGATTAGTGAACTTTCAAAGCTTTTACTTAGCGTTCAAGAGGAACTATATTCAGTAGCAGGATCTAGTTTGTGTTCTGATGCAATTGGTGCTTGCATTCACTTTGGATGGCTTGAATCTGCTCATGACATTTTGGATGATGCAGAGGCTGCTGGATCTCCATTGGACTGGGATACATATATGTTACTCTTGTCAGCATATCGTAGGCGCAGAATGCAAAGAGTAGCAAATGCACTGCTAAAACAAATGACAAGGGTTCATTTGGATAAAGAATTGGCTGATGATACTATCCACGAACACTTTCATTGTGTGGAAACATCAGATTCACTTGTTAAATCGAATTTGGTCGTCACCTTGGTTCAAATATTGAAAGATGAAGATCGGATTTTTCCTTTGGTGTATGAGTTTAATTCTTCCATCCACTTCTTTTGCATGGCGAGAATGATGGAAGATGCACTAAAGGTGTATAGAAGAATGGTTGAAATGAACATTCAGCCCACTATTCAGACTTTTGCTTATCTGCTACGTGGATattcatctcttggtatgtatcgcGAGATCACAATCTTGTGGGGAGAGATCAAGAGATTCATGAAGGGTTGTGGTTTTCCGGCAAATAGAGATCTATACGAGTTACTACTAATAAACTTTCTTCGCGGTGGATACTTTGAGCGAGTGATGGAAGTCATTGGCCATATGAGAGACCAAAACATGTATGCTGATAAGTTGATGTATAAAGTTGAGTTCTTAAGACTTCACAAAAATCTTTATAAGAGTTTAAAAGCATCAGATGCAAGAACAGAAGCACAACTCAAAAGGCTTGAGCATGTTCAGGAGTTTAGGAAATGGGTGGGTATAGTTTGA
- the LOC107636316 gene encoding coiled-coil domain-containing protein 97 has translation MEEQKEKKKQVMSSEAMEKISERLSCLENLYFPRALQSTATLPSQRKQIFRDLLSRDVPLFLERYGSELISDELGEFDSMKDDYEVNWHLKRLRSIMSPTSEELRMRSVTVKNRRRAYLDKLVYDGHYFSEDAMREREPYLHHEYVGKFQDQSSRGMARPGERWSETLMRRCEEAELVAKIRGEQQRMGVPERDWVLNFLNLFQSYTCKITRHLSQPDISDDGVASDPARESQESSLSAEELEDRMNQFTYIMQQKFLLGEDHEHLDYTKIDNDETLDDHWMREANIDAEERYFADD, from the exons ATGGAAGagcagaaagagaagaagaagcaggTGATGAGTTCGGAAGCGATGGAGAAAATATCGGAGAGGCTATCGTGTTTGGAGAACCTGTACTTCCCACGCGCCCTCCAATCCACCGCCACTCTCCCTTCCCAGCGCAAGCAAATCTTCCGCGACCTTCTCTCCAGAGACGTTCCTCTCTTCTTAG AACGATATGGTTCTGAGCTTATTAGCGATGAGCTGGGAGAGTTTGATTCCATGAAAGACGACTATGAGGTTAATTGGCATCTAAAGAGGCTTAGGAGCATAATGAGCCCAACTTCGGAGGAGTTGAGGATGCGGTCAGTGACCGTGAAGAACCGAAGGCGGGCTTACTTGGATAAATTGGTGTATGATGGGCATTACTTCTCCGAAGACGCCATGAGGGAAAGGGAGCCTTACCTGCACCATGAATATGTTGGGAAGTTTCAGGACCAGAGCAGCAGGGGCATGGCTAGGCCCGGGGAGCGCTGGTCTGAGACTTTAATGAGACGATGTGAGGAAGCTGAGCTGGTTGCCAAGATTAGAGGGGAGCAGCAGAGGATGGGTGTGCCCGAAAGGGACTGGGTCTTAAACTTTCTTAACCTGTTTCAAT CTTACACATGCAAAATCACT AGACACTTAAGTCAACCCGATATAAGTGATGATGGTGTTGCTTCCGATCCAGCCAGAGAGAGTCAGGAATCATCTCTATCCGCAGAAGAGCTGGAAGACCGCATGAACCAATTTACGTACATTATGCAGCAGAAGTTCTTATTAGGGGAAGATCATGAACATCTGGATTACACTAAGATAGATAATGATGAGACCCTTGATGATCACTGGATGAGGGAAGCCAATATTGATGCGGAGGAGAGATACTTTGCTGATGATTAA